The following coding sequences are from one Pseudomonadota bacterium window:
- a CDS encoding FliH/SctL family protein — MFKELRVSQIMPVGQYDAANSAPIPLTQLASGSSFKTVPIGRTPWPSSDDLKVLFDKAEQEGYALGLQKAKEQVEGERRRDAVAVRHLLEGLTRPYEDINEQLLATLVELALQTGAALARRELTADPQALQAVITEALGALPQPEDAAELSLHPEDAALVEQQLKLELPGLTIVPDSSLQRGDCELRAGASTVDARLQTRLEKLLESTLGQSAPRRSTRDNPSQSQP, encoded by the coding sequence ATGTTTAAGGAACTCCGGGTGAGCCAGATCATGCCCGTTGGGCAATACGATGCGGCGAACTCAGCCCCCATTCCGTTGACGCAGCTCGCGTCGGGCTCGAGCTTTAAGACCGTACCGATCGGCCGAACGCCCTGGCCATCGTCCGACGATTTGAAGGTTCTGTTCGATAAGGCTGAACAGGAGGGTTACGCCCTGGGACTGCAAAAAGCCAAGGAACAGGTGGAGGGTGAACGCCGGCGGGACGCCGTTGCGGTACGCCACCTCCTTGAAGGCCTGACCCGCCCCTACGAAGACATTAACGAGCAGCTGCTCGCGACGCTTGTGGAGCTGGCGCTGCAAACCGGTGCGGCGCTGGCACGCCGGGAGCTGACCGCCGATCCGCAGGCGCTGCAGGCCGTGATCACCGAGGCGCTTGGAGCTCTGCCTCAACCGGAGGACGCCGCAGAGTTAAGCCTTCATCCTGAAGACGCAGCGCTCGTTGAGCAACAGCTGAAGCTCGAGCTGCCGGGTCTGACGATTGTCCCCGATTCCTCGCTGCAGCGCGGCGACTGTGAGCTGCGGGCCGGCGCCAGCACCGTCGATGCAAGGCTCCAGACAAGGCTTGAAAAGCTGCTGGAATCTACCCTCGGTCAATCGGCGCCAAGGCGTTCGACCCGGGACAACCCGTCACAGAGCCAACCCTGA
- a CDS encoding FliI/YscN family ATPase, translating into MLQTRTVDQWLDQLNACRAGLNGVNTFSVSGRLRRSVGMTLEAEGIHVPIGVRCRILNPGLDIEAEVVGFDNDRTFLIPLADSQGIRPGARVVPVLTEARTAVGERLLGRVIDGLGRPLDGRGELRAEEWVTPSESADNPLERAPVNRPLDVGVQSINTFTTIGQGQRIGLFAGSGVGKSVLLGMVTRFTSADVVVVGLIGERGREVQEFIHNILGPQAQARSVIVASPADTSPVHRIHAAERATTIARHFRDQGKNVLLLMDSLTRYAQAHREIALAVGEPPATKGYTASVFARLSELVERAGNGPGEGSLTAVYTVLVDGDDHNDPVADSARSFLDGHIVLSRALAEAGIYPALDVERSISRVMPAVTSGEHRRLTARFLRLYATYEQNKDLITVGAYSAGSDPLVDEAIARRPEMLEFLRQEMEANVSFDDGLAALSALFPEAEE; encoded by the coding sequence ATGCTGCAGACCCGCACCGTCGACCAGTGGCTGGACCAGCTCAACGCCTGTCGTGCCGGCCTTAACGGGGTCAACACGTTCAGCGTCAGCGGTCGCCTGCGGCGCTCGGTGGGGATGACGCTGGAGGCGGAGGGTATCCACGTACCCATCGGCGTTCGCTGCCGCATCCTGAATCCGGGGCTGGATATCGAAGCGGAGGTCGTCGGCTTTGACAACGACCGCACTTTCCTCATTCCGCTGGCCGACAGCCAGGGCATCCGGCCCGGCGCCCGGGTGGTGCCGGTGCTGACCGAAGCACGCACCGCGGTGGGCGAGCGCCTGCTGGGCCGGGTTATCGACGGTCTGGGCCGGCCGCTGGACGGCCGGGGTGAGCTCCGCGCCGAGGAATGGGTAACGCCCTCCGAAAGCGCGGATAACCCGCTGGAGCGAGCCCCGGTCAATCGACCGCTAGACGTCGGCGTGCAGTCGATCAATACATTTACCACCATCGGCCAGGGCCAGCGAATCGGACTGTTTGCTGGCAGTGGCGTCGGCAAAAGCGTCCTGCTGGGCATGGTCACGCGTTTTACGTCCGCAGACGTTGTGGTGGTTGGCCTGATCGGCGAACGAGGCCGCGAAGTGCAGGAGTTTATCCACAACATCTTGGGGCCGCAGGCCCAGGCGCGGTCGGTGATTGTCGCCAGTCCGGCTGATACAAGCCCGGTGCACCGTATTCATGCCGCCGAACGCGCGACCACCATCGCTCGGCATTTTCGGGATCAGGGCAAGAACGTGCTGCTGCTGATGGACTCGCTGACGCGCTACGCGCAGGCCCACCGCGAGATTGCGCTGGCGGTCGGTGAACCGCCGGCAACCAAAGGTTACACCGCCTCGGTCTTCGCCCGGCTTTCCGAACTCGTCGAACGGGCGGGCAACGGTCCCGGCGAAGGCTCACTGACCGCCGTTTATACGGTGCTCGTAGACGGAGACGACCATAATGATCCGGTGGCCGACAGCGCTCGATCGTTTCTGGATGGCCACATTGTGCTCAGCCGCGCCCTGGCCGAGGCCGGGATCTATCCGGCGCTCGACGTCGAGCGCTCGATCAGCCGGGTCATGCCGGCGGTCACCAGCGGTGAACACCGCCGCCTAACGGCCCGGTTTCTTCGCCTGTACGCCACCTACGAACAGAACAAAGACCTGATTACGGTTGGCGCCTATTCCGCTGGCAGCGACCCGCTGGTTGATGAGGCCATCGCTCGGCGACCGGAAATGCTGGAGTTCCTTCGCCAGGAGATGGAAGCCAACGTCAGCTTCGATGATGGTTTGGCAGCGCTCAGCGCCCTATTTCCGGAGGCCGAAGAATGA